Proteins encoded within one genomic window of Amorphoplanes friuliensis DSM 7358:
- a CDS encoding carbohydrate ABC transporter permease, with protein MFDTADTTAEKFTQMFAAILLFAAVVGIILFIAGRFGGRRGDRIVAYSYLAPTLIMLIVGLLYPGLRTIYESFFDAAGSAFIGIDNYKTIFTDSDQLTVLRNTVFWVVVTPFVATGVGLLYAILVDKAKLESFAKALIFLPMAISFVGASIIWKFVYEFRPDQANVKQIGLLNQVLVWLGGSPQQWLVDSPLNTFLLIVVMIWIQAGFAMTVLSAAIKAIPDDIIEAARLDGVGPWGMFRFVTLPAIRPAVVVVLTTIGIGTLKVFDIVRTMTGGQFDTSVIANEFYSQSFRSDNQGLGSALAVLLFVLVIPIVAYNIRQIRQSEAL; from the coding sequence GTGTTCGACACCGCCGACACCACCGCCGAGAAGTTCACGCAGATGTTCGCTGCGATCCTTCTCTTCGCCGCGGTCGTGGGCATCATCCTGTTCATCGCGGGGCGCTTCGGCGGCCGCCGCGGTGACCGTATCGTCGCCTATTCCTATCTCGCCCCGACGCTGATCATGCTGATCGTCGGGCTGCTCTATCCCGGTCTGCGCACCATCTACGAGTCGTTCTTCGACGCCGCAGGCAGCGCGTTCATCGGGATCGACAACTACAAGACGATCTTCACGGACTCCGATCAGCTGACGGTGCTGCGCAACACCGTGTTCTGGGTCGTGGTGACGCCCTTCGTGGCCACCGGGGTCGGCCTGCTCTACGCGATCCTCGTGGACAAGGCCAAGCTGGAGTCGTTCGCGAAGGCCCTGATCTTCCTGCCCATGGCGATCTCGTTCGTAGGCGCGTCGATCATCTGGAAGTTCGTCTACGAGTTCCGGCCCGACCAGGCCAACGTCAAGCAGATCGGCCTGCTCAACCAGGTGCTGGTCTGGCTCGGCGGCAGCCCCCAGCAGTGGCTGGTCGACTCGCCGCTCAACACGTTCCTGCTGATCGTGGTCATGATCTGGATCCAGGCCGGTTTTGCCATGACCGTGCTGTCGGCGGCCATCAAGGCGATCCCGGACGACATCATCGAGGCCGCGCGTCTCGACGGCGTCGGCCCGTGGGGCATGTTCCGCTTCGTGACCCTGCCGGCGATCCGCCCGGCCGTCGTGGTCGTGCTGACCACGATCGGCATCGGCACGCTGAAGGTCTTCGACATCGTGCGCACGATGACCGGTGGCCAGTTCGACACCAGCGTCATCGCCAACGAGTTCTACAGCCAGAGTTTCCGCAGCGACAACCAGGGCCTGGGCTCCGCACTCGCCGTGCTGCTGTTCGTGCTGGTCATCCCGATCGTCGCCTACAACATCCGGCAGATCCGTCAATCGGAGGCGCTATGA
- a CDS encoding carbohydrate ABC transporter permease produces the protein MTTTTPPVTPAPLVAEKVKASSIAKKKLTSPWASLAALIIAVLWTLPTFGLLVSSFRPERAIKTTGWWTFFSDPTFTMDNYKAVLDSEEGAGLGSFFVNSLVITIPSVIIPMSLACLAAYAFAWIKFPGRNILFLAIFALQIVPLQVTLIPLLTLYVDAGLANTFWTIWLSHSIFGLPLAIYLLHNFMKEIPAGLLEAARVDGAGHVSIFFRVLLPLLRPALAAFGIFQFLWVWNDLLVALTFAGGGDSVAPITVALANLSGTRGTAWHLLSAGAFVSILVPVTIFLVLQRYFVRGLLAGSVKG, from the coding sequence ATGACAACCACGACTCCGCCGGTGACGCCCGCTCCGCTGGTGGCCGAGAAGGTAAAAGCCTCGTCCATCGCGAAGAAGAAGCTCACCTCGCCCTGGGCCTCGCTGGCGGCACTCATCATCGCGGTGCTCTGGACGCTGCCGACGTTCGGATTGCTGGTGTCGTCGTTCCGCCCCGAGCGGGCGATCAAGACGACCGGATGGTGGACGTTCTTCAGTGACCCGACGTTCACGATGGACAACTACAAGGCCGTGCTGGACTCGGAGGAGGGTGCCGGTCTCGGCTCCTTCTTCGTGAACTCGCTGGTGATCACCATCCCCTCGGTGATCATCCCGATGAGCCTCGCCTGCCTGGCCGCGTACGCGTTCGCCTGGATCAAGTTCCCGGGCCGCAACATCCTGTTCCTCGCGATCTTCGCCCTGCAGATCGTGCCGCTGCAGGTCACGCTGATCCCCCTGCTGACCCTGTACGTGGACGCCGGCCTGGCCAACACGTTCTGGACCATCTGGTTGTCGCACTCGATCTTCGGCCTGCCGCTGGCGATCTACCTGCTGCACAACTTCATGAAGGAGATCCCGGCCGGCCTGCTCGAGGCGGCCCGGGTCGACGGGGCCGGGCACGTGTCGATCTTCTTCCGGGTGCTGCTGCCGCTGCTGCGGCCCGCCCTGGCGGCGTTCGGCATCTTCCAGTTCCTCTGGGTGTGGAACGACCTGCTGGTCGCCCTCACCTTCGCCGGTGGTGGCGACTCGGTCGCCCCGATCACCGTCGCGCTGGCCAACCTCAGCGGCACGCGCGGCACCGCCTGGCACCTGCTCTCCGCGGGCGCCTTCGTCTCGATCCTGGTGCCGGTCACCATCTTCCTGGTGCTCCAGCGCTACTTCGTCCGCGGCCTGCTCGCGGGCAGCGTCAAGGGCTGA